A region of Vespula vulgaris chromosome 1, iyVesVulg1.1, whole genome shotgun sequence DNA encodes the following proteins:
- the LOC127064653 gene encoding uncharacterized oxidoreductase YjmC-like — protein MIISNRGSSFIRACCVSRMRHKILQIPRKKEDIVDIVFAARNMASSCDKSEMVVPKEEVVRFIQQCMCKVGTLKEDAYIVAYHLMTSDYRGHFSHGMNRLQMYVKDIQNKNIDPLAKPCIVKDFKAVALVDGQNGLGQIIGQYCMELAIKKAKEYGIGMVSARGSNHYGICAYYTSMAMKENLIGFNCTNTSPLMAPTRSKKAALGTNPMSLGMAAENGDEFLLDIATTSVALGKIELAMRKNESIPPGWALDSEGKVTTSATDAFNATLLMPLGGEEKLSGYKGFGLATMVEILCGILSGSEFGPNIRSWKKSDKIANLGHCFMAIDPEAFSCGSKERLSLLLCQLRELPKSGKLPVIVAGDVERSNMAKVDKEGGIMYHPNQIKDSAKFAEKMDVSPMKLIPKMSN, from the exons atgatcatCAGTAATCGTGGTAGCTCGTTTATTAGAGCTTGTTGTGTATCACGAATGCGGCACAAGATATTACAAAttccgagaaaaaaagaagacattgTAGATATTGTTTTTGCCGCAAGAAATATGGCGTCCAGTTGCGATAAGAGTGAAATGGTTGTACCAAAGGAAGAGGTAGTCAGATTTATTCAGCAATGTATGTGCAAGGTAGGAACACTCAAGGAAGACGCTTACATCGTAGCGTATCATTTAATGACCTCTGATTATCGTGGTCACTTCAGCCATGGTATGAACAGACTGCAGATGTATGTGAAagatattcaaaataaaaacatcGATCCTCTTGCCAAACCATGCATCGTAAAAGACTTTAAG GCGGTAGCTTTGGTCGACGGACAAAATGGTTTGGGTCAGATAATCGGCCAGTATTGTATGGAATTAGCGATAAAAAAAGCTAAGGAATATGGAATCGGTATGGTATCAGCACGAGGATCGAATCATTATGGTATCTGTGCTTATTACACATCAATGgctatgaaagaaaatctgaTAGGTTTCAATTGTACCAATACGAGCCCTTTAATGGCACCAACACGTAGCAAGAAAGCTGCCTTGGGAACAAATCCTATGTCCTTAGGCATGGCTGCGGAAAATGGTGATGAATTTCTTTTGGACATAGCGACCACTTCTGTGGCACTAGGGAAAATCGAATTGGCTATGAGAAAAAATGAGTCTATACCTCCTGGCTGGGCCCTCGATAGCGAAGGTAAAGTCACAACAAGCGCTACTGATGCCTTCAATGCGACTCTGTTGATGCCTTTGGGCggtgaagaaaaattatcggGTTATAAGGGTTTCGGACTTGCCACCATGGTCGAAATTCTTTGTGGTATTCTTTCTGGTAGCGAATTTGGACCTAACATTCGTTCTTGGAAGAAAAGTGACAAGATTGCTAATCTAGGACATTGTTTCATGGCTATCGATCCTGAAGCTTTTTCTTGTGGTTCTAAAGAGAGATTATCACTTCTTCTCTGTCAACTTCGGGAACTTCCAAAGTCGGGTAAATTACCTGTTATTGTAGCTGGTGATGTAGAGAGATCTAATATGGCGAAAGTCGACAAAGAAGGCGGAATAATGTATCATCCGAATCAAATAAAAGATTCTGCTAAATTTGCTGAAAAAATGGACGTCTCACCGATGAAACTTATACCGAAAATGTCCAATTAG